One window of the Labilibaculum sp. genome contains the following:
- the hisS gene encoding histidine--tRNA ligase — MAQKPSIPKGTRDFSPVEMVKRNYIFDTIKEVFQLYGFMPIETPSMENLSTLMGKYGEEGDKLLFKVLNSGDFLSKINEDQIREKNSVKLTTKISEKGLRYDLTVPFARYVVQHRNEIDFPFKRYQIQPVWRADRPQKGRYREFFQCDVDVIGSNSLLNEVELIQIVDQVYKRLQLNVVVKLNNRKILAGIAEIIGEAEKIVDITVAIDKLDKIGLENVNKELADKGISQEAIDTLQPIILLSGSNSEKLAKLKELLSSSEIGMKGIEELETVFTYLSQLEVQTEVELDLTLARGLNYYTGAIFEVKSKDMEFGSITGGGRYDDLTGIFGLKDVSGVGISFGADRIYDVLDQMDKFPSNTGITTKVLFINFGEKEEAFCLPILAKLRANGINAEIYPDSSKMKKQMTYANNKSIPFVILVGESEVEEGVVSLKNMESGDQEKLTPDQLIEILS; from the coding sequence ATGGCTCAAAAACCGTCTATTCCTAAAGGGACGAGAGATTTCTCTCCTGTTGAAATGGTAAAGAGAAACTATATTTTTGATACCATAAAAGAGGTGTTTCAGTTATATGGTTTTATGCCGATAGAAACACCATCAATGGAAAATTTGTCTACTCTAATGGGAAAATATGGAGAAGAGGGAGACAAACTATTGTTTAAAGTGCTGAATTCGGGCGATTTTCTATCAAAAATAAATGAAGATCAAATTCGAGAGAAGAATTCGGTAAAATTAACCACAAAAATAAGTGAAAAAGGACTTCGTTATGATCTGACAGTGCCTTTTGCACGTTACGTTGTACAGCATCGTAACGAAATTGATTTCCCTTTTAAGCGTTATCAGATTCAACCGGTTTGGAGAGCAGACAGACCTCAGAAAGGGCGCTACCGTGAATTTTTTCAATGTGATGTTGATGTGATTGGCAGCAATTCTCTTTTAAATGAAGTTGAATTAATTCAGATTGTTGATCAGGTTTACAAAAGACTTCAGTTGAATGTAGTTGTAAAGTTGAATAACCGAAAAATTTTGGCAGGAATTGCTGAGATTATTGGAGAGGCTGAAAAAATTGTTGATATTACTGTTGCAATCGACAAGTTGGATAAAATCGGTTTGGAGAATGTGAATAAGGAATTGGCTGACAAGGGAATTTCTCAGGAAGCTATTGATACATTGCAGCCAATTATATTATTGTCGGGTTCAAATTCGGAGAAACTGGCTAAATTAAAGGAGCTTCTTTCTTCATCAGAAATTGGAATGAAAGGGATCGAGGAACTGGAAACAGTTTTTACTTATTTATCGCAGCTTGAGGTGCAAACCGAAGTTGAATTGGATTTGACTTTGGCCAGAGGATTGAATTATTATACCGGAGCCATTTTCGAAGTAAAATCGAAAGATATGGAATTTGGCAGTATCACAGGTGGTGGACGATATGATGATTTAACCGGGATTTTTGGATTGAAAGACGTTTCGGGAGTTGGTATTTCGTTTGGTGCCGATCGTATTTACGATGTGTTGGATCAAATGGATAAGTTCCCTTCAAATACGGGTATTACAACCAAAGTATTGTTCATCAATTTTGGCGAAAAAGAGGAGGCATTTTGTTTGCCGATTTTGGCTAAGTTAAGAGCAAATGGAATTAATGCTGAGATTTATCCTGATTCTTCTAAAATGAAAAAGCAGATGACTTATGCCAACAATAAAAGCATTCCTTTTGTAATTTTGGTAGGAGAGTCTGAAGTAGAGGAAGGTGTTGTTAGTTTAAAGAATATGGAAAGCGGAGATCAGGAAAAATTAACTCCGGATCAGTTGATCGAAATATTATCATAA
- a CDS encoding DUF4870 domain-containing protein, whose protein sequence is MNQFATPTDEKNWAMFCHLASFSGVIIPFGNVIGPLILWSMKKDYSELVDQEGKKSINFQISMCIYIFVSAILVFIGIGILLLIGLALLNLIFVVIAIVKTLNGEDYQYPLSIKFLN, encoded by the coding sequence ATGAATCAATTTGCAACCCCAACCGATGAGAAAAATTGGGCAATGTTCTGCCATTTAGCATCATTTTCCGGAGTTATAATTCCTTTTGGCAATGTAATAGGGCCACTCATTTTATGGTCGATGAAAAAGGACTATTCAGAACTGGTTGATCAAGAGGGAAAAAAATCAATTAATTTTCAGATATCGATGTGTATATACATTTTTGTGTCCGCAATATTGGTTTTTATAGGAATTGGAATTTTATTGCTGATTGGACTTGCTTTGCTAAATTTGATTTTTGTTGTTATTGCGATTGTAAAAACTTTAAATGGGGAAGATTACCAATATCCTCTGAGTATTAAATTTCTAAATTGA
- a CDS encoding DUF6261 family protein — protein MIPKLISQSRITEVNTTADSLLMAYRKQSWEIDTYMLTIFTGLQTKSNELRTAIKCSKTESNLDKKDIVRDDKVRALHYLILGSIHNPDAAVKAAAKSLKAVFSKYGIKIIHESYTIESSLIESLLEDFSAPELQAAIALVSGCAEIISSLQIDQNDFKTAHFAWEEEKALNGLTQSSTDIKKEVLSIINDKIVLHLKAMQQANKELYGELAQTVAQIINDANQAVKRRRKKEEIEPEAAIEN, from the coding sequence ATGATACCAAAACTTATTTCACAAAGCAGAATAACCGAAGTAAATACAACTGCCGATAGTTTGCTGATGGCCTATCGGAAACAAAGCTGGGAAATCGATACTTATATGCTTACTATTTTTACTGGTCTGCAAACAAAATCGAATGAGTTAAGAACGGCCATTAAATGTAGCAAAACGGAGTCGAATCTCGATAAAAAAGATATTGTAAGAGATGACAAAGTGAGGGCTTTGCACTATTTGATACTGGGCTCAATTCATAATCCCGATGCGGCTGTGAAAGCGGCAGCTAAGAGTTTAAAAGCTGTTTTTTCAAAATATGGGATAAAAATAATCCACGAAAGCTATACCATAGAATCGTCGCTGATAGAATCCTTACTCGAAGATTTTTCGGCACCTGAACTACAGGCTGCTATTGCCTTGGTATCGGGTTGTGCCGAAATAATCAGCAGTTTACAAATAGATCAGAATGATTTTAAAACAGCACATTTTGCCTGGGAAGAAGAGAAAGCATTAAATGGGCTTACCCAAAGCTCCACAGATATAAAAAAAGAAGTTCTTTCGATTATCAACGATAAAATAGTGCTGCATTTAAAAGCCATGCAGCAGGCAAACAAAGAGCTTTATGGGGAATTGGCGCAAACTGTTGCTCAAATAATTAACGACGCCAACCAGGCGGTGAAAAGAAGGAGAAAAAAGGAAGAAATTGAGCCGGAAGCGGCAATTGAAAATTAG
- the ettA gene encoding energy-dependent translational throttle protein EttA: MADDKKIIFSMDRVSKTFSSQKKVLNNINLSFFYGAKIGIIGLNGSGKSTLLKIIAGLESSFDGHVVWSKEHNIGYLAQEPILDDSKTVREIVEEGVQEIVDALNAYEAVNLKFGDPEVLEDADKMQAVMDEQANLQEKIDHFDAWNLDTKLERAMDALRCPEGDALIKNCSGGERRRVALCRLLLQEPDILLLDEPTNHLDAESVEWLEQHLAQYKGTVISITHDRYFLDNVAGWILELDRGEGIPWKGNYSAWLDQKTKRMAMEEKTASKRRKTLERELEWVRMAPKARQAKSKARLSAYDSMMNEDLKEKEEKLEIFIPNGPRLGNKVIQVQSVSKAFGNKLLFDDLEFELPPAGIVGVIGPNGAGKTTLFRMIMDLEKPDKGTFEVGETVKVGYVDQQHADIDPEKSVYEVISGGGDLINVGGRTVNARAYVGRFNFNGADQEKKCGVLSGGERNRLHLALTLKEEANVLLLDEPTNDIDVNTLRALEEGLENFAGCAVVISHDRWFLDRIATHILAFEGNSHVQFFEGGYSDYEINRKKRMGDEGPKRIRYKKLIAD; this comes from the coding sequence ATGGCTGACGATAAAAAAATTATTTTTTCGATGGATAGGGTTAGCAAGACCTTTTCATCACAAAAAAAAGTATTGAATAATATTAATCTTTCTTTTTTCTATGGAGCCAAGATTGGTATTATCGGATTGAATGGTTCCGGTAAATCTACTCTTCTTAAAATTATTGCCGGACTGGAAAGCTCATTTGACGGACATGTTGTTTGGTCGAAAGAGCATAATATTGGCTATCTGGCGCAGGAACCAATATTGGATGACAGTAAAACAGTAAGAGAAATTGTAGAAGAAGGGGTTCAGGAAATTGTTGATGCCTTGAATGCATATGAAGCGGTTAATTTAAAATTTGGAGATCCTGAAGTGTTGGAAGATGCGGATAAAATGCAGGCTGTTATGGATGAGCAGGCAAATCTTCAGGAGAAGATCGATCATTTTGATGCCTGGAATTTGGATACAAAGCTGGAACGTGCGATGGACGCATTGCGTTGTCCGGAGGGAGATGCATTAATTAAAAATTGTTCGGGAGGAGAAAGAAGACGTGTTGCTCTTTGCAGATTACTACTTCAGGAACCGGATATTTTACTTTTGGATGAGCCGACTAACCACTTGGATGCAGAATCGGTGGAGTGGCTGGAACAACATTTGGCGCAATATAAGGGAACTGTAATCAGTATTACTCATGATAGATATTTTCTTGACAATGTAGCAGGTTGGATTCTGGAGTTGGATAGAGGAGAAGGAATTCCCTGGAAGGGCAATTACAGCGCGTGGCTGGATCAAAAGACCAAACGCATGGCAATGGAAGAGAAAACGGCAAGTAAGCGACGCAAAACCCTTGAAAGGGAGTTGGAGTGGGTGCGGATGGCTCCTAAAGCCCGTCAGGCAAAAAGCAAAGCCCGTTTGAGTGCTTACGACAGCATGATGAATGAGGATTTGAAAGAGAAAGAAGAAAAGCTGGAAATCTTTATTCCTAACGGTCCTCGTTTGGGAAATAAGGTAATTCAGGTTCAGTCTGTTTCAAAGGCATTCGGAAATAAGTTGTTGTTTGATGATTTGGAATTTGAATTACCGCCGGCAGGAATCGTTGGGGTGATTGGGCCTAATGGTGCGGGTAAAACAACACTTTTTAGGATGATTATGGATCTTGAGAAACCGGACAAAGGAACTTTTGAAGTTGGAGAGACTGTAAAAGTAGGCTATGTTGATCAGCAGCATGCTGACATCGATCCGGAAAAATCGGTTTATGAGGTAATCTCTGGTGGCGGTGATTTGATTAATGTTGGAGGGCGAACAGTTAATGCGAGAGCTTATGTGGGTCGCTTTAATTTCAATGGTGCCGATCAGGAAAAAAAATGTGGTGTATTATCTGGGGGAGAGCGTAACCGCCTGCATTTGGCTCTGACTTTAAAAGAAGAGGCTAATGTTTTACTTTTGGATGAACCAACCAATGATATCGATGTAAATACTCTTCGGGCTTTGGAAGAAGGGTTGGAAAATTTTGCAGGTTGCGCAGTGGTGATTTCGCATGACCGATGGTTTTTGGACCGTATTGCAACACATATTTTGGCCTTTGAAGGCAATTCTCATGTTCAGTTTTTTGAAGGAGGATATTCCGATTATGAGATTAACAGGAAGAAACGCATGGGCGATGAAGGTCCTAAACGGATAAGATATAAAAAACTGATCGCTGATTAA
- a CDS encoding response regulator: protein MEKTANKKLSELLEQIGIETKKKIYWEETIDSSVVVKTHPNKRNIPTNEAKILLVEDQPSNRKTIEVYLKQKVARVDIAENGKQAVELFEKEQYDIVLMDLQMPIMGGIEASLRMRKIEEERDFSIPIIAFTANFYSDDKEVSIEVGMDAYLSKPFQCKTLFSLMQEYI, encoded by the coding sequence ATGGAAAAAACAGCAAATAAAAAGCTTTCTGAGTTACTGGAGCAAATAGGCATCGAAACAAAGAAGAAAATATATTGGGAAGAAACTATTGATTCTTCCGTTGTAGTAAAAACACATCCCAACAAAAGGAACATTCCCACAAATGAAGCAAAAATTCTATTGGTTGAAGACCAACCCAGCAATAGAAAAACGATTGAAGTTTATCTAAAACAAAAAGTTGCCAGAGTTGATATTGCCGAAAACGGAAAGCAGGCAGTTGAACTTTTCGAAAAAGAACAATACGATATTGTACTAATGGATTTACAAATGCCTATAATGGGGGGCATAGAAGCCTCATTGCGTATGCGAAAAATAGAAGAGGAACGTGATTTCTCTATTCCGATTATTGCATTCACAGCAAATTTTTATTCCGATGATAAGGAAGTATCAATAGAGGTAGGAATGGATGCTTATCTATCTAAACCTTTTCAGTGCAAAACACTATTCAGCCTGATGCAAGAATATATTTAA
- the eno gene encoding phosphopyruvate hydratase gives MSEIVNIHGREILDSRGNPTIEVEVTLASGFMGRAGVPSGASTGENEALELRDGDKSRYLGKGVLKAVDNVNNVIAKALVGMDATDQVAIDKAMIALDGTKTKSNLGANAMLGVSLATAKAAALYSGMPLYRYIGGTNATVLPVPMMNIINGGSHSDATIAFQEFMIRPIGAPSFREALRMGAEVFHALAKVLKGKGLSTAVGDEGGFAPMLGGTEEAIECILTAIKNAGYKAGRKEDGGDVSIAMDCAASEFFKDGVYDYSIFEPNGARRNSNEQAAYLAELISKYPIDSIEDGMDEGDWDGWVALNALIGDKCQIVGDDLFVTNVEYLAKGIELKAANSILIKVNQIGTLTETLNAIEMAHRAGYTSVTSHRSGETEDATIADIAVATNAGQIKTGSLSRSDRMAKYNQLLRIEEELGENAVFGC, from the coding sequence ATGTCAGAAATTGTAAACATTCATGGTCGTGAAATTCTTGATTCACGAGGAAATCCTACTATCGAAGTTGAAGTAACTCTTGCTAGTGGTTTTATGGGTCGTGCCGGTGTTCCTTCAGGAGCTTCTACTGGTGAGAACGAAGCTTTAGAACTACGTGATGGCGATAAGTCTCGTTACTTAGGTAAAGGTGTCTTAAAGGCAGTTGATAACGTGAATAACGTTATTGCAAAAGCATTAGTTGGTATGGATGCTACTGACCAGGTTGCTATTGATAAAGCGATGATTGCTCTTGATGGTACCAAAACTAAATCTAACTTAGGTGCAAATGCTATGTTAGGTGTTTCTTTAGCAACTGCTAAAGCCGCAGCATTGTATTCAGGTATGCCTTTGTATCGTTACATTGGTGGAACGAATGCAACTGTACTTCCTGTTCCTATGATGAACATTATCAATGGTGGTTCTCACTCTGATGCTACTATCGCATTTCAGGAGTTTATGATCCGTCCTATTGGTGCTCCATCTTTCCGCGAAGCTTTAAGAATGGGTGCTGAAGTATTTCACGCACTTGCAAAAGTACTTAAAGGTAAAGGTCTTTCTACTGCTGTTGGTGACGAAGGAGGTTTCGCTCCAATGTTAGGTGGAACTGAAGAAGCTATTGAGTGTATTCTTACCGCGATTAAAAACGCAGGTTACAAAGCCGGACGTAAAGAAGATGGCGGTGATGTTTCAATTGCTATGGACTGTGCTGCTTCTGAGTTCTTCAAAGATGGTGTGTATGACTATAGTATTTTTGAGCCAAACGGAGCGAGAAGAAATTCTAACGAGCAAGCTGCTTACCTGGCCGAATTGATCTCTAAATATCCTATCGATTCTATTGAAGATGGTATGGACGAAGGAGACTGGGATGGATGGGTTGCTTTAAATGCTCTTATTGGTGATAAGTGTCAGATTGTAGGTGATGATTTATTCGTAACTAATGTTGAGTACTTAGCAAAAGGTATCGAGCTTAAAGCCGCTAACTCAATCTTGATTAAAGTGAACCAAATTGGAACTTTAACAGAGACTTTAAATGCTATTGAAATGGCACATCGTGCTGGCTATACTTCAGTAACTTCTCACCGTTCAGGTGAAACAGAAGATGCTACTATTGCTGATATCGCTGTTGCTACTAACGCTGGCCAAATCAAAACCGGTTCTTTGAGCCGTTCTGATCGTATGGCTAAGTACAATCAATTGCTTCGTATTGAAGAAGAATTAGGTGAAAATGCCGTTTTCGGTTGCTAA
- the rplQ gene encoding 50S ribosomal protein L17 has product MRHRKKFNHLGRKTAHRKAMLSNMASSLILHKRISTTTAKAKALKMYVEPLISKSKVDSTHSRRIVFGYLKQKEAVTELFREVSPKITNRNGGYTRILKTGNRLGDNAEMCIVELVDFNETYLTEKKAVAKKSTRRKRGGSKASEEVAAEVSEVKAEVPESATEATKKEEE; this is encoded by the coding sequence ATGAGACATAGAAAGAAATTTAATCATTTAGGAAGAAAAACAGCACATAGAAAAGCGATGCTTTCAAATATGGCTTCTTCTTTGATTTTGCATAAAAGAATCTCGACTACTACTGCTAAGGCGAAGGCTTTAAAAATGTATGTTGAGCCTTTAATTTCAAAAAGTAAAGTTGATTCTACTCACTCAAGACGTATTGTTTTTGGTTATTTAAAGCAAAAAGAAGCGGTTACTGAGTTGTTTAGAGAAGTTTCACCAAAAATCACTAACCGTAATGGTGGCTATACCAGAATTTTAAAAACTGGTAACCGTTTAGGTGATAACGCAGAGATGTGTATTGTGGAGTTGGTCGATTTCAATGAAACTTACTTAACTGAAAAGAAAGCTGTAGCTAAAAAATCTACACGTAGAAAACGTGGTGGTTCTAAAGCTTCAGAAGAAGTAGCCGCTGAAGTATCAGAAGTAAAAGCTGAAGTTCCGGAAAGTGCAACAGAAGCAACTAAAAAGGAAGAAGAATAA
- a CDS encoding DNA-directed RNA polymerase subunit alpha yields the protein MAILAFQKPDKVIMLDADNKFGKFEFRPLEPGYGITIGNALRRILLSSLEGFAITTIKIQGVDHEFSTIPGVIEDVTEMILNLKQVRFKQKVEEVDSELVTVTISDQETFTAGDINKFLTGFEVLNPELVICKMDSSAKLQMDLAINKGRGYVPSVENKPVDVEFGVIPIDSIFTPIKNVKYAVENYRVEQKTDYEKLVFDITTDGSIHPKEALKEAAKILIYHFMLFSDEKITLDSDEKFANEEFDEEVLHMRQLLKTKLVDMDLSVRALNCLKAADVDTLGDLVQFNRNDLLKFRNFGKKSLTELDDLLVSLNLTFGMDISKYKLDKE from the coding sequence ATGGCAATTTTAGCTTTCCAGAAACCGGACAAAGTTATCATGCTCGACGCAGACAATAAATTCGGTAAATTCGAATTTCGTCCATTAGAGCCTGGATATGGTATAACAATTGGTAATGCCTTAAGAAGAATATTACTTTCTTCATTAGAGGGGTTTGCGATTACGACTATCAAAATACAGGGTGTTGATCATGAATTTTCTACAATACCAGGAGTAATCGAAGATGTTACTGAGATGATCCTGAACCTGAAGCAAGTTCGGTTTAAACAAAAAGTTGAAGAGGTTGACAGCGAGTTGGTTACTGTAACCATATCGGATCAGGAGACTTTTACGGCTGGCGATATTAACAAGTTTCTAACAGGTTTCGAAGTGTTGAATCCAGAGCTTGTAATTTGCAAAATGGACAGCTCTGCCAAATTGCAAATGGATTTAGCTATTAACAAAGGTCGTGGATACGTACCTTCTGTTGAAAACAAACCTGTTGATGTAGAGTTTGGAGTGATTCCAATCGATTCAATTTTTACACCAATTAAGAATGTTAAATATGCTGTTGAAAACTATCGTGTAGAGCAGAAAACTGACTATGAAAAATTGGTTTTTGATATCACTACTGATGGTTCAATTCACCCAAAAGAAGCTTTAAAGGAAGCTGCAAAAATTCTTATTTATCACTTCATGTTGTTCTCAGATGAAAAAATTACTCTTGATTCTGACGAGAAATTTGCAAATGAGGAGTTTGATGAAGAGGTTTTGCATATGCGTCAACTATTGAAGACAAAACTGGTAGACATGGATCTTTCAGTTCGTGCCTTGAATTGCTTGAAAGCTGCTGATGTGGATACTTTAGGTGATTTAGTACAGTTCAACAGGAATGACCTTCTGAAATTTAGAAACTTTGGTAAGAAATCCTTAACCGAGCTGGATGATTTATTGGTATCCTTGAATCTTACTTTCGGTATGGATATTTCTAAGTATAAATTAGATAAGGAATAA
- the rpsD gene encoding 30S ribosomal protein S4: MARYIGPKSRIARKFGEAIFGPDKAFENKNYPPGQHGNSRRRKKMSEYGVQLKEKQKAKYTYGVLEKQFSNLFEKAARSKGITGEVLLQLLECRLDNVVFRLGVAPTRSAARQLVSHKHVTVNGQVCNIPSFSVKAGDIIGIREKSKSLEVITDSLSTARYNQSSWLEWDQTSLSGKFLNIPERTEIPENIKEQLIVELYSK, encoded by the coding sequence ATGGCTAGATATATTGGACCAAAGAGTAGAATTGCTCGTAAATTTGGTGAAGCAATTTTTGGACCTGATAAGGCATTTGAAAACAAAAACTACCCTCCAGGGCAGCACGGTAACAGCCGTAGAAGAAAAAAAATGTCTGAATATGGTGTTCAGCTAAAAGAAAAACAAAAAGCAAAATACACTTACGGTGTATTGGAGAAACAATTCTCAAACTTATTTGAAAAGGCCGCGCGTAGTAAAGGTATTACTGGTGAAGTTTTATTGCAACTGTTAGAATGTCGTTTAGACAACGTAGTTTTCAGATTAGGTGTAGCTCCAACAAGATCAGCTGCTCGCCAGTTGGTTAGCCATAAACACGTAACTGTTAACGGACAAGTTTGTAACATTCCTTCATTTTCAGTAAAAGCTGGGGATATCATTGGAATTCGTGAAAAATCGAAGTCTTTAGAAGTTATTACCGATTCTTTATCTACTGCTAGATATAACCAATCATCTTGGTTGGAATGGGATCAAACCTCTCTTAGTGGTAAGTTCCTTAATATACCAGAAAGAACGGAAATTCCTGAAAACATCAAGGAACAGTTAATCGTTGAATTGTATTCTAAGTAA
- the rpsK gene encoding 30S ribosomal protein S11 produces the protein MAKKSVSVKKRVVKIEPVGQAHIHSSFNNIIISLTNSTGQVISWSSAGKMGFRGSKKNTPYAAQQAATDCGKVAHDLGLRKVKVYVKGPGNGRESAIRAINSCGIDIAEIVDVTPLPHNGCRPPKRRRV, from the coding sequence ATGGCAAAAAAGTCAGTATCAGTTAAAAAGAGGGTAGTAAAAATTGAACCTGTTGGACAGGCGCATATCCATTCATCTTTTAACAATATTATCATTTCCTTAACCAATAGCACAGGACAGGTTATTTCTTGGTCTTCAGCGGGTAAAATGGGTTTTAGAGGTTCTAAAAAGAACACTCCTTATGCTGCCCAGCAAGCTGCAACAGACTGTGGAAAAGTTGCTCATGATCTTGGATTAAGAAAAGTGAAAGTATATGTAAAAGGTCCGGGAAATGGTCGTGAATCGGCTATTCGTGCGATCAATTCATGTGGAATCGACATTGCGGAAATCGTAGATGTTACTCCATTACCACACAACGGATGTCGTCCTCCTAAGAGACGTAGAGTTTAA
- the rpsM gene encoding 30S ribosomal protein S13, with the protein MARIVGVDLPQNKRGIISLTYIYGIGRSAARQILDEAEVSYDKQVKDWTDDESNRIRQAINANLKVEGELRSLNQLNIKRLMDIGCYRGIRHRIGLPVRGQRTKNNSRTRKGKRKTVANKKKATK; encoded by the coding sequence ATGGCTAGAATTGTTGGAGTTGATTTGCCTCAAAATAAAAGAGGGATAATTAGCTTGACTTATATCTACGGTATCGGTAGAAGTGCTGCTCGTCAGATTTTGGATGAAGCAGAAGTTTCTTACGATAAGCAAGTAAAAGATTGGACTGATGATGAGTCTAATCGTATTCGTCAAGCGATTAATGCTAATTTAAAAGTTGAGGGTGAATTACGTTCTTTAAATCAACTGAATATTAAGCGTTTGATGGATATTGGTTGTTATCGTGGTATTCGTCACCGTATTGGATTACCAGTACGTGGTCAAAGAACCAAAAACAACTCACGTACTAGAAAAGGTAAGAGAAAAACAGTTGCAAACAAAAAGAAAGCGACTAAATAA
- the ykgO gene encoding type B 50S ribosomal protein L36, which yields MKVRASVKKRSDDCKIVRRKGRLYVINKKNPKFKQRQG from the coding sequence ATGAAGGTAAGAGCATCTGTAAAGAAACGTTCTGATGATTGTAAGATCGTTAGAAGAAAAGGACGTTTGTATGTGATTAATAAGAAGAATCCTAAGTTCAAGCAACGTCAAGGATAA
- the infA gene encoding translation initiation factor IF-1 has translation MAKQPSIEQDGTITEALSNAMFRVELENGHVITAHISGKMRMHYIKILPGDKVKVEMSPYDLTKGRITFRYKN, from the coding sequence ATGGCTAAACAGCCTTCAATAGAACAAGATGGTACAATTACCGAAGCATTATCTAATGCTATGTTTCGTGTAGAACTAGAAAATGGACATGTGATAACAGCTCACATTTCCGGTAAGATGAGAATGCACTACATTAAGATCTTGCCTGGTGATAAGGTAAAGGTAGAAATGTCACCTTATGATCTTACTAAAGGGCGCATTACTTTTAGATATAAAAATTAA
- the map gene encoding type I methionyl aminopeptidase, which translates to MIFYKTEEEIEWLKMSNLLVAKTLGVISKEIAPGISTLRLDQIAEEYIRDNGGKPGFLGYDGFPNTLCVSINSQVVHGIPSSYELKEGDIVSCDCGVLLNGFYGDSAYTFTVGSVTPDVQQLLKVTKEALYKGVEQAIEGNHLGDIGFAIQKHAEQNSVSVVREMVGHGIGKNLHEDPQVPNYGKKGRGLKLREGLVVAIEPMFNLGKRDIYQDNDGWAIVTADGKPSAHFEHTVVVRKGKAQILSSFEFIEDIN; encoded by the coding sequence ATGATTTTTTACAAAACAGAGGAAGAGATAGAGTGGCTTAAAATGAGCAACTTGCTGGTGGCAAAAACTTTAGGTGTAATATCGAAAGAAATAGCCCCTGGAATATCAACTTTGAGATTGGATCAAATCGCAGAGGAGTACATAAGAGACAATGGCGGTAAACCAGGGTTTCTTGGTTACGATGGATTCCCGAATACCTTATGTGTTTCAATAAACAGTCAGGTTGTTCATGGAATTCCATCTAGCTATGAGCTGAAAGAAGGAGATATTGTTTCCTGTGATTGTGGTGTTTTGTTGAATGGTTTTTATGGCGATTCGGCTTATACATTTACTGTAGGGTCAGTAACTCCTGATGTTCAGCAACTGTTGAAGGTTACCAAAGAGGCTCTTTACAAAGGAGTAGAGCAGGCTATCGAAGGTAATCATTTGGGCGACATAGGTTTTGCTATTCAAAAGCATGCAGAGCAGAATTCAGTTTCTGTAGTTCGAGAAATGGTAGGACACGGAATTGGGAAAAATCTTCATGAAGATCCACAAGTTCCGAATTATGGAAAAAAAGGACGTGGATTGAAATTGAGAGAAGGACTGGTTGTGGCAATTGAACCGATGTTTAATCTGGGGAAAAGAGATATTTACCAAGATAATGATGGATGGGCAATTGTTACTGCTGATGGTAAACCTTCAGCACATTTTGAACATACTGTGGTAGTTCGAAAGGGAAAAGCTCAGATCTTATCCAGTTTTGAATTTATTGAAGATATAAACTAA